CGGAACGCGAAGAGTTGTATATTCTCGACCACGACGGCCGCGTCCTGCTGGGACCCGACCCCGGCCAGTGGGGCAAGCCGCTCGGGCAAGCGGACTGGATCGGCAGCCTGAGCCGGCCGGAGGGCGGCTATCTCGAATGGAGCGACTCCGATTTTTCGGGCATGCTGATTTATACGAAGATCGAGGAGCCTTTCACGCAGCTCCAACTGGTGAAGCGCATCCCTTATTCGACACTGTACGCGGAGGCCCGGCGGCTGGCCGGCATTAACGCCGCGGTGCTCGCCGGCTTCCTGGTGCTCGCGCTGGCGGCGACCGTCTGGATCTCGGTGCGGATGACGGAGCCCATCCGCCGGCTGATCCGTTCGGTCAACCAGATTCAGAGCGGCAATCTGGAAGCGCCGATCGACGTGGAGGGACGGGATGAGATCGGTACGCTCGCCCGCAAATTCCGCGACATGATGCATTCCATCAACCGCTTGATTTTGCGGGAGTACCGCCTGGAGCTGGCGAACAAGACGAATCAGCTCAGGGCTTTGCAGGCCCAGGTGAATCCGCATTTCCTGTACAACGCGCTGCAGTCGATCGGCACGCAAGCCCTCAAGCAGAACGCTCCGGACGTATACGGCTCCCTGACGCAGCTCGCCAAGATGATGCGCTACAGTATGGATACGAGCAGCACGCTGGTGCCGCTGCAGGCGGAGCTGGAGCATGTCCGCTCGTATCTCGAGCTGCAGCGGATGCGGTTCGGAAGCCGGATGGAGGCGCGTATCGAAGCGCCGGAGGAAGCTTTGACGAGGCCGATTCCGAAGATGACGCTGCAGCCTGTCGTGGAAAATGCGTTTAAGCATGCGTTCCCGGACGGACCGGCGCAAGGCCGCGTGACGATCTTGAGCCGGGACGACCCCTGGCTGGGCGTGTGGGATCTCGTCGTCGAGGACAACGGCATCGGGCTGAATCAGTCGGAGTTGGCCGCGATTCGGCACAAGCTGGCCGCGGCGGTTGCCGTCCGTCCGGCGAGCGGCGGCGAGGGCGGTGCGGCCGAGGAGCGGGAAGGCTCCGGGATCGGGCTGCCGAATGTGCTGCTGCGGCTGCGTTACCTGATCGACGAAAACTGCCGGGTGATCCTGGAGCCGGGCGAGAACGGGCAAGGCCTGCGGGTGACGCTCCGCTTGCCGCTTCCTTCCGGCGCGGGGCAGGCGGGGCCGGAGCAGGCGGAAGAGCAAGAGGGAAG
Above is a window of Paenibacillus thermoaerophilus DNA encoding:
- a CDS encoding cache domain-containing sensor histidine kinase — its product is MSGVRRFRTSIRDKLILFLLAAIALPTLSSIAFTYAYTKHSVENNAIRENTELMRQGAANLRSYLDSLNRASLLVYNDMNNPRSLFKLLESGATDYATEMEIASGLRAVAQAARGQHQIALYSVRAGQTYIVSAGKLFKGASSTGLKPASERFDAQLEPTHPSHGYGAEMLSYEPPKQVLSLHRPVYRIPRRDLLGWLSIDVRIEKLLEIVGGLYDPEREELYILDHDGRVLLGPDPGQWGKPLGQADWIGSLSRPEGGYLEWSDSDFSGMLIYTKIEEPFTQLQLVKRIPYSTLYAEARRLAGINAAVLAGFLVLALAATVWISVRMTEPIRRLIRSVNQIQSGNLEAPIDVEGRDEIGTLARKFRDMMHSINRLILREYRLELANKTNQLRALQAQVNPHFLYNALQSIGTQALKQNAPDVYGSLTQLAKMMRYSMDTSSTLVPLQAELEHVRSYLELQRMRFGSRMEARIEAPEEALTRPIPKMTLQPVVENAFKHAFPDGPAQGRVTILSRDDPWLGVWDLVVEDNGIGLNQSELAAIRHKLAAAVAVRPASGGEGGAAEEREGSGIGLPNVLLRLRYLIDENCRVILEPGENGQGLRVTLRLPLPSGAGQAGPEQAEEQEGRGGLTQDDRVDRG